ATTCGGACACTCCTCTACTATTCAGCCGATATTGCACGACCCTATGCGCCGTAGGCGCCGCGACGTGCGTCCCCGTCAATTATTCAAGGTTCGGGCTCATCTTGAATCGACTTGGATCGATTAGCCCCCGGCATTTTGAATCGCAGCCCGCAGGAGATTTGATATTTTGCCTCATTTCGCACAAGGAAACACAGCAACAAGAACACACAAACCAATACACAACTTTCAGTTATGTTATTACACGAACAACACAAAATATTatgtttttaaatatatttcaaataaaaaaaacaaaaaatacagaaaaaacaaaagtcTAGGCTAAGTTTAAGAGAAATTACTATAATATGCTATTCAAAGAAATCCAAAACTCTACAAAccacacaaaacaaaaaacaagaaaataccaaaaacaacaactaAAAATACTAATTATAGTGCATACATTGATGTAGTGTTAGAAttaagaagaagaaaaaacaaaaacaaaaagattATATTTCAAAGAGAACCCAATATTTGAAGAGAGCCGCCAAGAAAAGAAGTGAAGTAAAGAATTTGTTCATGGATGCCAGAAAACCAAAGACCTAAGCAGAGCGCcgatacatatatacatacagaTACCATATATACGAGTAACAAGAAAATACCATAAATGTACAAGTAAACTATTTTTCTCTATATCAATCTTCCACTCCACCATTTTTGCTCCACATTAAGAAACAACAAACTCGATGCAAGCAAAGATTTAAAGGAAGGGAGATGATTAGCAGGAGCGAGAGCTCCAGAAGTGCAACAGAAGAATCCTGATAAAATTGTTAATTGAATTGTAACAGACTACGCAAGCAAATACGGAATTTGAAGTAAAATGTACAATAGCGTCGCTTTAAAGTCTATAAGAAATCCAAAGAAACCCCAAAATTCCGTTTGCCATTACGACAGATTCTTTAGAGACatcaacaaacaacaaaacacaacacACACGAACGGAAAATAACTGCAAAATAAATGTAACTGAAATAACAAAATTGTATTAATTTATTCAACAATATTGTGGGATGGGCGGAAATACTGGTAAGTATTCAACGAAATTCAAGTacataatatacatatatgttagGTAGTAATTATTCTGGGgaaatttagtttttgtttGATATAGTATCACCGGTGAATCGTTCGAATCTGCGCTCTTATAAAGGTAGTTCTCCAGCTAGAATAATTTTAATGTTTTTCagatttaatatatttaatattaataCACACTCCGGCATCGCTTCAAACTAGTCGAAAGTTCAGTTTTTATGTATATATCTCTTTGATTAGAgtattcaaattgcatttttcGAAATATCTTTGTATATTATATTCCCAATTAATCACACAAAGCATCACTAAatcaatatatgtatatgtacagtGTTCAGCTTAATGATCGACGGTACATACACAGAATCCCCGAAAGAACACTTCACATATCTATTAATATCACTCACTTTATTTCgctatatatgtacatatagtcGTACATAAAAAAGTTTGTAACCTCTTTGATGAATCATTCCAAGCTTCGCGGTGGAAAAGATGACTGCAACCAAAATAATTTAATTCTGCGTGATTCTCACTTGTGGAATAAACATGTCGTAAATATTAATCAATTTATTTGGCTATATGTATAACATGGAATATTCGATTAAattcatacatatatacaatacATATCACGTAAGAAGCTTAAATAATAGATTTCGTATCTCTAATTAGTACTGGACACAACGCTAACTACATGCAAATCGGAGTATAGTAGGTGTGCCGTTGCTTGGTTTCAACCTCTATGATAAGAACGAGGACTAAGTGACATACTATGATTATAACGCACATGATGAGTAATACGTAGAGAATCACAAACTGCTGCGTCGTTTCCAATGCCAACTATTTGTTGTTATCCGAATCAGAAGAGGCGTTCGAGACAATGGGAGGTGTGGATCGTCCATCGAATTGTTGCTGATTGACCAGGCGCTGTCGCTCCAGGTACATGGAAACCTTGATGTTGCGCACCTGATGGTTGTCGATGAGCTTCAGCAAGGCGATGACGCCAATGCCCACACATATGGCAAATGAGCCCCAGGCTCCAAACTACAAAAGACAAAGACAATTTATAGGGAGCTCATAAGAATAAGTATCAGCTGTCACCTGTGTTGTGCCCATTTCAATGTAGAAACCCGAAGTATTAATCTTCTCTGTATCGCCGCGGATAATGTTTTGGCCAGCTGAGATCTCGCAGGATGGGAAGCGTTCAGTCATGCCATCGCACCAGACAATGAAGCCCAGTGTAATAAATATGGCAGATAGAATGGACATGGCCAGCATCCAAATACCCAAAACGACGTCAATGAACAGTGCAATAAACGAAGCCTCCTCCTTCATGCGTGCATATCTGATTGACAAATAATGAATCAGATTAGGGAGTTTTCCGCAGAAGTTGGAAAAGTAGTGTAGTAGGTACATACCGATATATCTGCACCACTGATATGATGAGCAGGAAGAACCCAGTAATCAGTGGGAAGTTGCAGAATCCATTTGATGCCCAATTTACATCGAACATGCCGTCCTCCTCGCGCCATTTTCCCGTCGTGAAAAGGAGACAGTGTCCACTAGGAGCGACAAAAGGAGATTGTTAATAATTTATATGGAATATACTGCGCATTTTCGTACCAGAATTGATCGAGATTTATAAACAGCGGCACCACAATGCACAGCGACAGTATGAACAAGATTACATGGCCAGCGATCTGACTGAGCAGAAGAACATTTGCTAAGGCCATTTTGGCTTTTTAACAAAAATAATTCACCAATTACACACGAAAACTTTGTTATTGTGCCCTACTGGTTTGGGCGGCTTACAGCACTGTTGGACAGCCGATACTATCGACCAGGCGTACCACCACTAGCCATATAGTATATAGATGTACCAGTTCATACACGAACTTTCTGGATTAGATCCCAGGCAAGATGCAATTATAATTCCATCATGATCCCAGGGTCTTCGGTTCTGGCgaacacacacatatgtaaaTAGCTTAGAAATCGAAAATGAAATAGTCCGCAAAAACCAGCAATTCTATAACCTAATATGAGAAATGTAACAATACGTGTTACATAATTACAATTAATATAAGCTGGAACCACaagagaaaacagaaaacaaaccttgaaaacgaaaaatagcatacaatcacatatttttgtaaGAACATATTGTGTGTGTTATGCAAAGACATGCATTGCTGGGCTGGGACGCGACGGCAGCCGAACGTTAGAGCCGAAGACCCTGGGATCTATTCCAGAAATTTCGTTCGCGACATGTTCggtgtatgaactggcacatctgtAAACTGGTTGGTTAGTGGTGGTACCTACCACTTAAACAACATCATTTGTTTTGCAGCACTGTCGTCATATGTAGTTAGAGGAGGCCCTGGTTTTCGGaccctgtctctctcgcactgaACTCgtaaaaaaa
This region of Drosophila miranda strain MSH22 chromosome 2, D.miranda_PacBio2.1, whole genome shotgun sequence genomic DNA includes:
- the LOC108156118 gene encoding transmembrane protein 179; its protein translation is MALANVLLLSQIAGHVILFILSLCIVVPLFINLDQFCGHCLLFTTGKWREEDGMFDVNWASNGFCNFPLITGFFLLIISVVQIYRYARMKEEASFIALFIDVVLGIWMLAMSILSAIFITLGFIVWCDGMTERFPSCEISAGQNIIRGDTEKINTSGFYIEMGTTQFGAWGSFAICVGIGVIALLKLIDNHQVRNIKVSMYLERQRLVNQQQFDGRSTPPIVSNASSDSDNNK